In a single window of the Megalobrama amblycephala isolate DHTTF-2021 linkage group LG3, ASM1881202v1, whole genome shotgun sequence genome:
- the mtm1 gene encoding myotubularin isoform X4, producing MASAPIAPYNSSPLGNSSSQNASRESLKMEPLADVAVLPGEERVIDKDIIYICPFNAAVKGKVSITNYRLYFKNTDSETPVTLNVPLGVISRVEKMGGATSRGENSYGLEITCKDMRNLRFALKQEGHSRRDIFEILFKYAFPLSHGMQLFAFLSQEKYEENGWNVYEPMEEYRRQGLPNSEWRVTFINKNYELCDTYPTILVVPYKATEEDLRRVSTFRSRCRIPVLSWFHKENHAVIMRCSQPLVGMSGKRNKDDERYLDLIREANGTIKLTIYDARPNVNAVANKVWAGYCFPVRLGLLATGGGYEGDDAYQNAELVFLDIHNIHVMRESLKKLKDIVYPNVEESHWLSSLESTHWLEHIKLVLSGAIQVADKVSSGSSVVVHCSDGWDRTAQLTSLAMLMLDSYYRTLRGFQVLLEKEWISFGHKFASRIGHGDKNHADQDRSPIFLQFIDCVWQMTKQFPTAFEFNERLLVVILDHLYSCRFGTFLYNCESARESNNVRMKTVSLWSLINSDTSLYINPFYTPESSRVLYPVASMRHLELWVTYYIRWNPRIQHQQQSPVEQRYKELLALRDQYLKKLEELQLSDSAPSSTHLTNSSTPNAATANQHITHLQTPF from the exons ATGGCCTCGGCTCCTATAGCACCTTACAACTCCAGTCCTCTGGGGAACAGCTCCAGCCAAAAC GCGTCCAGAGAGAGCCTGAAGATGGAGCCGCTGGCAGATGTTGCCGTGCTGCCGGGAGAAGAGCGAGTGATtg ATAAAGACATCATCTATATCTGCCCCTTTAATGCTGCAGTCAAAGGAAAGGTGTCCATCACCAACTACAGACTCTACTTCAAGAACACTGACTCA GAGACACCAGTTACCCTGAACGTGCCCTTAGGTGTCATAAGCCGCGTAGAGAAGATGGGCGGAGCCACCAGTCGAGGAGAGAACTCCTATGGGTTAGAAATCACCTGCAAG GACATGAGGAACCTGCGATTTGCTCTGAAGCAAGAAGGCCACAGTCGAAGAGACATCTTTGAGATTCTTTTCAAATATGCTTTCCCACTGTCTCATGGAATG CAGCTCTTTGCCTTTCTGAGTCAGGAAAAGTATGAGGAGAATGGCTGGAACGTGTATGAGCCAATGGAAGAGTACAGGAGGCAG GGTCTACCCAATAGTGAGTGGAGGGTCACTTTCATCAATAAGAACTACGAGCTGTGTGACACTTATCCCACAATTCTTGTTGTTCCATACAAGGCCACAGAGGAAGATCTTAGAAGAGTCTCTACCTTCCGCTCCCGCTGCCGCATTCCG GTGTTGTCGTGGTTCCATAAAGAGAACCATGCTGTGATCATGCGGTGTAGCCAGCCTTTGGTCGGCATGAGCGGCAAGCGCAACAAAGACGATGAACGTTATTTGGACCTCATCCGTGAGGCCAATGGCACTATCAAACTCACCATCTATGACGCCAGGCCTAACGTCAACGCTGTGGCAAACAAG GTATGGGCTGGTTACTGTTTTCCAGTCAGACTTGGACTCTTG GCCACGGGTGGGGGTTACGAGGGCGACGATGCATATCAGAACGCTGAGTTGGTCTTTCTAGACATCCATAATATCCATGTCATGAGAGAGTCACTGAAGAAGCTAAAGGACATTGTCTACCCCAATGTGGAGGAGTCACACTGGCTCTCCAGCCTGGAGTCCACCCACTGGCTAGAGCATATTAAG TTGGTGTTATCAGGGGCCATCCAAGTGGCTGATAAGGTGTCTTCTGGGAGCTCTGTGGTGGTGCACTGCAGTGATGGCTGGGACCGCACAGCTCAGCTCACCTCTTTGGCCATGCTGATGCTGGACTCTTACTACAGGACTCTCAGGGGCTTCCAGGTGCTGCTGGAGAAGGAATGGATCAGCTTCGGACACAAGTTCGCCTCA agaaTCGGCCATGGAGACAAAAACCATGCAGATCAGGACAGATCACCTATCTTTCTACAATTCATTGACTGCGTGTGGCAAATGACTAAACAG TTCCCAACAGCGTTTGAGTTTAATGAACGTCTCCTGGTAGTAATCTTGGATCACCTGTACAGCTGCCGCTTTGGCACTTTCCTCTACAACTGTGAGAGTGCCCGTGAAAGCAAT AATGTTCGGATGAAGACGGTGTCTCTGTGGTCTTTGATCAACAGTGACACATCCTTGTATATAAACCCCTTCTACACACCAGAGTCAAGTCGTGTGCTTTACCCTGTAGCCAGCATGCGCCACCTAGAGCTATGGGTGACTTATTACATCCGGTGGAACCCTCGCATACAACACCAG CAACAGAGTCCAGTGGAGCAGCGCTACAAGGAGCTACTGGCGTTGAGGGATCAGTACCTGAAGAAACTGGAGGAGCTACAGCTCTCAGACTCCGCCCCATCCTCTACTCACTTGACAAACAGCTCCACCCCCAATGCTGCCACGGCCAATCAGCACATCACACACTTACAGACACCGTTTTGA